The genomic DNA TGCTCGCTTGATGAGGTTGTTTGTCGCTCTTGCTTATCGTAGAAATAGAGTAAGAGTAATAGATGCTAGTGTACCGGCATTGGATGCCTGTGAGGAAGCTGCGTTGTGTGTGTTCTCACTTGAATTTGAAATCTCTAGTTATATACTGTAGTGACCCAAAAGGGCTACGGTACGCAGAAATACCGCTCCGCACAAATATCGCATCGCACAAACTCCGCAAGCAAACGAAATCATGGAAACCATGTGGCGAATATAAGCCTTGGGTTCAATTGGGTCACACTCTGGGATCTTAATCTAGCCCAATCTCGCTACGGGGAACGCTTGACGACAGCAAATGATTACAGTAATGCCTTGTATGGTGTGCGCATTTGCTATATGAGTCATGTGGCACGAGGCCCAAACCCATCGTATACACAACTCGTACACGACACGAAGGCAGTCGCCTTTAGTCATCAACCATTCTGGCTTACTTTTTATGCTGGACTTGTGGACACTCACTAACTACATGAGCGATGAACTCTGTGCTGCATCACTAAGTGCGTATCGTAGGGGGTGGGCCACTTTCTTTGGAATATCAGATCCGATCCTGCCTGGGTTAATCATGGGATAAATGCTAGCGGAGTTTGGCTGCGAGGACTCGACGACTTGGAAACTAGAGGAATGTTATGAGGACAGTGAGGGCATGAGGCGACTTCGCGACCGCAGGCCGACTTGCTCCGTGTATGTAAGAAATCCAGGCGGGGCAAATACTTTGGGTCACGGTGGTATTTGTGGGTTTGAATATGCAGGAGGTCAAACGTTTTCCTTAGTTGTTTGGTGATCGATATGTCATCGACGTGGTAATGACGCGAGGCCGAAAAGGTTGTTTCAGCAACGATGCAGGCATCCAGCCATGGCCTGAGGTAAAGCATGAGACAGAATCAACATCGCACCCACGTCTTAGCAGATCAGCGTTCGTCCCAACATGGGCTGGAGATGATACGTATGCGGGTGTTCGCGACGGCTTAGCAATGCTAGTGTTTTGATCGAACAAACTCAGCCTAGTAAGGTAGTCGGGATTTCTGCGCTCGGGCGCCACTCGGCTTGTTAACTACGCGCAACCGCGAACCGTGACACCGCAATTCAACTTTCGTCTTCACCAACACGGCACAGACTTTTTTTTTTCGCCCCCTTTCTCGCGGCGTGGCTTTCGCGACTATATAACAAGGCCTCAACGCCTTGCGCTGCATCAATCACAAATCCAGCAACTGCCGGAAAGAGCGCCGATTGCGCTCCGATACTGCCGAGATGGGGCTCTCCAAGTCGACGCGGATTATGATACTACTGGGGATTGACActgccttcttcttcgttgAGCTGATTGCGGGTTATACGGTGCATTCTCTCGCTCTGGTCGCCGACTCCTTTCACATGGTATGAAGATGTGTCAACGTCAATTCTGTTGGGTGGATGCTGACAGTAAGCGCAGTTAAATGATGTAATATCCCTCTTGGTCGGACTATGGGCCGTCAAGGTCGCCAGCCAAAAGACCAACTCCAAGACATACACGTACGGGGTAAGTAACGCTACCGGACGTATATATTGTACTGTTGCTAACAAAAAAAATAGTGGCAACGCGCCGAAACTCTGGGTGCCTTGATCAACGGCGTCTTCCTCGTCGCACTATGCCTTTCCATCTTCCTCGAAGCGATTCAGCGATTTGTTGAGCCACAAGAAGTCTCGCATCCTGTCATCATTCTTATCGTCGGTTCTTGCGGCCTCCTATCGAACATTGTTGGCCTCTTCCTTTTCCACGACCACGGTCACAGCCACGGCGGTCACTCACACGGACACGACGCACATTCACATGCCGAGGAGGGACACTCTCACGGTGTAGATGCACACGATCATGAAGTGGCGGATGAGAGGGGTAATGTGGCGGATGTGCTACCTCAAAACCGCATCGGCTTCCCCTCGAACCTGACGCAGAGCCCCACCAAGAATGGAGCATCGCCTTCTCCCAATGCCGACAGGCGCCGATCCTCTATCTCCAAGAAGAACAAGCGCCACAGCAGGTCCCAATCACGGACATATGCCACTCTGGACGAAATCTACGTACACCCTTCCTCTTTCAGGAACAGCATCATAGAATCATCTAGACTACACGACGAGGAGGCTGATGACGAGGACAACAACACACCGGACGAAGAACCGACTGAGCAAACGTCGTTGTTGGGCCAGTCTAAAAGCAACGGCTCCCACGGTCATTCACACGCACACGGCAAGCCAGCAAAGAACGATCAGCACAAGGACCACAAGCACAACCAGCCCAGGGAACAAGCATCTGGTGGCGGCCATGGACACTCTCACGCTGACCTAAACATGCGTGGTGTCTTTCTGCATGTCATGGGAGATGCTCTTGGTAACATTGGTGTCATTGCAACTGCCCTATTCATCTGGCTTACCGACTACTCGTGGAGGATGTATGCTGACCCCGCCGTGTCTCTCCTGATCACCGTCATCATCCTTCTCTCTGCATTGCCATTGTGCAAGGCGGCATCTCGTATCCTGCTCCAGGCCGTCCCGGAGAACATGTCGATTGACGATATTACCGACGACATCACGGACCTTGACGGTATCATCTCTTGCCATCATCTCCATGTCTGGCAACTGTCTGATACCAAGCTTGTTGCCTCGCTGCACGTTCAGGTCAACTTTGACTTCAAGGATGAGGGCTCAGCACGCTACATGGATCTTGCACGCCAGATCCGCGAATGCCTTCACCAATATGGTATTCACTCTTCCACGATCCAGCCCGAGTTCTGCCTCAACGCCAGCCATGATCACTCAGCGCAGGCTTCTGATGAGAGTGGCACCGAAGATGGTGGTCGCATCAGCAAGAACCCCAGTGTCAAGGGCGCGGCTGATTCGTGTCTCCTCGAGTGTCCGGACAGCTGCGGCGGAAACAAGCAGTGCTGTGAGCCTGGCACTACTGGCCCCAACACGTCCTCGTAAGAGTCACTGACTTTGAATTCTTTGCATGGAGTCTTGTTTGCACCGTATTTATGAGTTTGTGTTGATAGTACCCGGACATGTATTTGTGTCGACGTATTCTTTGTTATGGGTTGGTCTCGTTGGAAAAGCATGGGCGGATGTCTGTTTGTTAGCATACCAGTATGGATCAAATATAGGAGGAAAGCTGGTGACATAGAGCAGTTTAATATAATCTACAAAGTTGACGTCAAGAATATTCCAAAGCACAACCCAAGCTCGAATCACAAGGCTCGTATTCTTATCTTTCCATGCGCATGCAGTGCTACCGATTCCGCCCTTGGTCGCACCAAAGTTGCTCCGTGCTGACGGCATGGTCTTGTGGGGTTGTGGGCTGGCTAAGCGGGCAACATGTCCACTGGCACAGCCTTCCCACCCTGTCACAGGCTACAGATAACTATCAAGCATTTGCCAAGGTGATTTTGGTGGAGTTTATACGGGCACTAGAAGACGCAGCTTCCAGATACGTGGTTGCCCTTGGTCTATCACGGCGAGAAAGCCCGTCCACAGCATGCAGTGCAGGCTTCTGGAAGGGCTCGGATGGGATATTGATAGAGCGCTTAATCGAGGATGCGGCCGGGGTTAAGGCGGGGATTGCGCTTAAGGACGGGATTTGGGGTTTTGTTGCGACCACGACCGCGCCGCTGACACGGGCAATGGCTGCAGGCGAGAAAGCTTAGATTACGCCTGCCGCTCTGGGCACGACTTAGCGATGCGGGCATACGTGTGTGGATGTGGTTGTTAATATTGGTGGTGGGGTTGGACGGGCGGAAACGAGGTAAAGAGGGATGCGGAGGAGCAAGGCTGACACTGTCACAATCACGCTATACAACCGAGGAGATTGAGGCAGTGGTAGGCACGACGTTGTTGTACCATGGTTGAAGCAGTATGTAGACGAGTTGTTCATAGCAAGGGCCTTGGCTATCGGGTTGCGTCTTTGTTCCGCTTGATTCTCGCTAATGCTATCACTACACTACTTACGCTACAGACGAAACAAAGACGACACCTCCATCTTCTCCACCACCAAAGCCGGTCACGGATTAAATCCCGCTCAATAGGCGCGCCTTGCGGATCGTCAAGCGGTGGTTGGTCATGGCGTGGCGAAAGCGCCCTGACTGAGCGTATTCATGTTTAGGCGAGATGACCGGATTCGAAGAACTGCAGCTCCACAGCGGGAGAGATTCTGGCTCGTCCGCGCCGCTGTCTTGTGTAAGAAGCTTATCTCTCGGTGTGCCCCGAAGGGTACGCTTGGTGCAAAACCAGCCGAGGTCATTCGCCTCGGTCCCTGCAACGGAGAGATTAGAGACGACACTACCGTTCCTGGCCGCTCTCGGAGTATCGGAGTGGGTCGGCCAGGTAAAATTTCTTGCGACCAGAACACGTTCTGAGAGGGAAAATACTTGGTAGTAGATGGAATGGGCCGATTACTCGTTATCGTGTGCGGCGCGGATGGTGTACGGGTTTTGGGTGGCGGACAGCTGCTTACTGCCATGACTGCAGCTATGCATGCGACGTCCATACGGGAGGCATGCAGGGAACGCCTAAAGACCGAGGTATCCAACGAACCACACAACCCGCAATATCGACCAAATGGACCCGGCACTCTGGCATAGGGTGATAAAGTTGAAGGACCAGGTTCGTCCAAATCACCAACGTAAGATGACCTTGCCCAATGGCCGAAACCGGAAGGTGGTTGCATATGAGCAGCGCAACGAGCAAATCGGCTGGCTGCACGCCGAGCAGACGGTGGCGCACCTAAGTCGCCAAGGGAAGGCTTCGAGTGTCTTGACAGGGCTTTGTGACGGAGAACTACGCCCATATGGCTAGAATCCGGGCTATCAAGACGTTACATCGGCCATGGCGAGCGCTTGTGCGTGCTTAGCCCCGCCGCCCATGAGGCAGAGGCAAACGTCGAGCCAGTTGGGTTAATAAGTGAAAGGTGGGTATCGCACATGCTCAACGAGGCCGTGGGTTAAATAATGGACCTCTCTCTTTCTGCTTGACAAAGCTTCAGGTGTTTCCGGTCTTCTCTCTCTCCAGGATACACTCAACTAGGCCCTGCCTTCCATTGACCTGGTCTTTGGTTGCGATTGAGCCCTGCAGCTATGGCTACCGCTCATGAGACTACTGCGTATGTACTCGGCTCCGCCAACTCTGGGCCTACACCTTGTTAACACTGTGAATAGCGCCGAGGCACTCCAGCATGGTCAAGAGGTCGCTGATCACAAGCCTCACCTGTACGGCGCCACAGTCAACGACGACAATGTCGCCGGCGCGCACGTCACCCTCGAGAAGGAACATGGTGCTGCTGCTTCCAGTTCCGACTCTGTCTCCGTCGTCGTAGAAGAGGATGGTATTGGCGGTATCAGGCCTACAGCCGAGGAGATGGCTACCCTCCGCAAGGTCGGTGAGCCTCTCCCTAAGAGTGCTTTCCTTGTCGCCATCGTCGAACTCTGCGAGCGTTTCACCTACTACGGCGCCTCTGGTATCTTCCAAAACTACATTGCGCGTCCCCGCAGCGGTGAAAATGGTCGTGGTGCGCTCGGTATGGGCCACCAGGGAGCCACTGGTCTCTCCACCTTCTTCCAGTTCTGGTGCTACGTAACTCCCATTCTCGGTGCCGTCATTGCCGATCAATACCTCGGAAAGTACAACACCATCGTCATCTTCTGCTGCGTCTACATCGTCGGTCTGCTCGTCCTCACTCTTACCTCCATTCCGACTGCTCTCGATCATGGCGCTGGTCTCGGTGGTTTCGTCGTTGCTGTCATCATTATCGGTCTCGGAACTGGTGGTATCAAGTCTAACGTTGCGCCTTTGATTGCCGATCAGTACAAGAGGAGACAGATGGTTATTGGCAAGGATGACAAGACTGGCGAGCGCGTCATCATCGACCCTGCGATTACCATTCAGAGGATTTACATGGTAAGCAATATCAAGTCCTGTCCGCTGCGAACTATCGCTTACTCTCGCAGATCTTTTACTGGTGCATCAATGCTGGATCTCTGTCCCTGCTGGCTACCCCCTACATGGAGCGTGATATCGACTTCTGGTCAGCCTACCTCCTGTGTCTCtgcgtcttcttcgtcggTCTCCTGGTTCTCGTTCTCGGCCGCAAAGTCTACGTTGTCCGACCGCCTCAAGGATCGATCATCACTGACGCCTTCCGCGCCATGTGGATGATGATCAAGTCCCGCAAACTCGATGCTGCTAAGCCTTCTTACCAAGCCGCTCTTGGCAAGAATGCTGTTCTCCCATGGGACGACCACTTCGTCGAGGAGCTAAAGCGTGCTCTTATTGCTTGCCAGGTCTTCTGCTTCTACCCCATCTACTGGGTCGTATACGGTAACTTCTCCAACAACTTCGTCACTCAGGCTGGTCAGATGCGTGGCCATGGAATCCCCAACGATTTGATGCAGAACTTCGACCCTATTGCCATTATCGTCTTTCTGCCAGTTGTGGACCAGTGGCTGATGCCCATGCTCCGCAAGCACAAGATTCCGTTCCCTCCGATCAACCGTATTGTAGCTGGTTTCTGGCTCGGCTCCCTGGCCATGGTCTACGCCTGTGTCATCCAATACTACATCTACAAAGCCGGACCTTGCTACGGTAAGCCTCTCTGCGACGCCGACATGATCAATGGTGTGCACCAGGGCAACAACATCCACATTGCCGCGCAAACCGGTGCCTACATGCTCATCGGTATCTCTGAGATCTTCGCCTCCGTCACTGGTCTTGAGTACGCGTACACCAAAGCACCTCCTAGCATGAAGTCCTTTGTCCAGTCCATGTACCTACTCACCAACGCTTTCGGATCCGCCATCTCCGAGGCTTTCAACCCCGTTCTCTACGACCCGGCGATTGAGTACCTGTTTGCTGGTCTCGCGGGTGCGTCGTTCATTGCCGGATGCCTTATCTGGGTCTTGTTCCACCACCTCAACGCCGAGGAGGACCAGATGAACATGTTGGATGAGGACTACGACAAGGACCCGACACTCAGGAGGTCTAGTGTGCAAGGCAACCGTACCGTCGGTGTGCACCATGAGATTGATGAGAAGGCATAGATAATTGTGTCTGTCTTCATGGAACGACATATTGGGGAAATGAAGTGTAAATGTGTCTTTTAGTGGCTAGCTATGATACCAAAGATGAATATTCAATCGTTTTCGATCTTCAATCACCCTTTCCGGAAATTTGCAGCCTGTGAATTAGTATGTCGTAGGACCGAAAGGTTCAAATGTTTACCAAAGATCTGAAATGTTGTAGTACATAAATTTAGTCTAACTTAGATATTATTTTCTCGAAAGTCGCCTCTTTCAGCATAGGGGCGGCTCACGGATGGAAAGCTTAGTCTGCTAGTTTACCCCCTAATCCAGTTCACCTGCTTAAACAACCTGAAACGATTACAACAAAAAATGCATCCTCGGCATCGCACGTCTGTGAACGCAGGGTCGCGCGACCTCGGGAGTCCACAACCTCAACCTGCTTAGCCCGCAACAACGCTAACCTAGCCAGCCCCACATCCACAGCTGAGACCCCATGCCCATCACACCATTGGTCTCCTCATCCCTCCACGAACACTCGTAAAAGAAAGAACGCGTGACGATGCGAAACCTGGTTTGTGCAGAGCTCGTCCTGGGGAAATACGCCTAGGAACGCACAGTCAGTCTCCTAGTTCATCAGCAAAAGTCGCGCGCGCGCTCCTTCCCCCTGTGCCGTCATGGTTGACGTTTGTGTACCGGAGAACAACAATGTGTACCTAGCACACAATACACCGCTCCGTAAAATACGAAGACACGGCAAGTGCATGAAGAGCGGTGTCTACCAAGGTAGGTCGACGGCTGCGAAAGACATTTCCCAGCCTCGGCGACGTCGTCGACGTTCTATTTTAAGCAACAAATCTTGGATTCAACATGCGGCCACCTTCTAGATACGTCCTAGGTCCGCTGCTTCGTCATGAGGTCTAGGCTGCTTCGGTAGGCGGGCGGCCCTGCCCCCGTTGTAGATCAATAGTTTTTGTTTTTTCTGTGCGTCTAGCTAACTACTGTTTTAAGAATGTTTTGTTCGTATTCTTTTGTTTGCCTTGCTGTGTTGCCTTGGACGAAATACGAAAGGGCTAGGGGATCGACACGTCATCTGGACTTGATTAAATAAAAGCTGAAAGGCGCTTGCTTAGGAAGCTTGATGGTTTAGCCCTGTTTGTCTTACTTTACTTGCCTGGCGTATTGTTTTATCTTTAATTTAATTTCGTGCTCTCTTGAGATCGAGCAtcatcaacaccaacaatAAAACGTTGATTAGACAACCTACAAACTCAATCTACAAAACGCAAAAATGTCCATGGAAATGTCTACCCCAACAGCAACATCAACTCCTACCTCGGCGATATCCTACACTTACACAACTTACACAAACTCCTCCCCAACCCCCTTCCGTAAACCAACAATCATCCCCTCCAGCTTCCCCTTCGGCGGCGCCCCAGGCTGCTCCTCGCTGCCTTCCCTCCCAACCGACACACCGCTGCCCTCAAACTACCCCGTCGACCGGCCATCTGCCGCCAAGCCGGGCTGCGTCATCAGCAATGACGCTGATGTAAACGACCACGCATTCTGGGACCTGTACGAGTGCTGTACCTGGGGTGACATGGGGGTGCTGGGTATGCCGCTGCCGTGCACGGCGGTGTGCGTGATAGAAAGTGGAGATGAGCAGACGCTGAGGCGTCTGGGAGAGTGTTTGAGTAAGAGGGTGGGCGTGGTTGTTTGTAGTGATCGGGAAAGGATGAACGAGACTGAGagcagtagcagtagcagtTCGGTGGGGGAGACGTCGACGTCGATGGCGGCGAGTGGGACTGCGAGTTTGAGCGCGAGTTTGAGTGGGGGGGCTACCGCGAGTGCAGCGACGGGTGGTGCGGGTAAGGGTGTTGGTGTACAGAGAGGTGATGTTTCAAGAGCTGGAGTGATGGTTTTTGGTATCTTAGCTTTGGCATCGGCGGTGGGTATGTTGCTGTAAGGATGAAGTGATGGGATAGTTAATACAGCACACTGTAATAGATAATTTGAGCTGGGAATCAAAACACATCACACACATCACAGCACTCAACGACACACAGGTTCATGGGGTTATAATCTTCATCTATTTATCCTCGAGATGAATGCATGAGGGAGGACGCGGTAGCATTAAGACCCCATTACCAAACTGCAGTTCAGCAAAATGTCGCCCTTCTTCAGGGTTTCCACCGAACGTCCTCTGTTCTTCCATCAAAGCAATGTAAACGGGTCATGCCGTTTGGCTGTGAACACAGTAGGTACATTGTAGGAATGGAAACTTCACCTTTCCATCCActtctctctctctccgTTTGCTTCAGATTAGCTATCTTGTTTGGCTAGTTGTGAAGCGCTTGGACAGTACGCAAGCGTTTAGAACTGGTTGATATGCGCTTGTGGGGGGATGGCGGGGGAGATGGGAAACCCGGAGGGTTTGGGGATGAGTGAGAGGGAAGGTGGTGTGGAAGAGGAAAGGGAAGACGAGGAGGCCGAGGAGGTCGAAGTTGTGACGGGACCCAAGGACATGCGTTTGGGGTTACTCACGCGCGGAGTGCTCTTGGACGCGTGTCGGACTGTGAGATAGTCACGATATTTCGTTTCTGTGGTTAGGTTTGGGGACCGGGCAACCTCAGAAATAACACACAAGAACTTCCGCAGCTTTAGCGGCGGTAATCTCGGCGCCGGTGGACGAGGTAGTGGTAGAAGTAGTGCGGAGGCCGAAGGGGTCAAGCGAGGTATAggacgaggaggatgaggatgagaaCGAGGATGAGGAAGGGGAGGTCAAGGTCAAGGTAGTGACCGAGCGCTTGATAACAGAATTGTCTTCATCGATATCTTAGGGAGGGGGGCCGCATTCGCCGAATCTTGTAATGGGTTTCCCATATTCGTCGTATTCTTTAGGGTCGACACCATCATTCCAGAATCCTCAGTCCTCGGTTTTGTTTTCGTAGCATTCCCTCCACTCCCAGTAGTCAATTTCGCCCTTCTTATCCTTCTTCTCTCTGTTGGCCGCGACTGCAACCACCATAACCAAGTGAATGAGGGTAGACAACTGCATGATTGACGATATAGCAGTTTCTGAGCGTGGATGGGTAAGAGGAGTATAGACTGTAAAAACTCGAAGGATCTTGTTTATTCTGAGAGCTTGATCAGAGAAGAGGGGAGTGAAGCACGATATTTATGTTCCTCTGAGAGTATTATCTCTCCGAGGGAAAAGATATGGCTACACACACAATGCAGCCGCCGTAGTGTAATGAAATGAGGAACTCGTGTTGAAGAATGATCCTGCAGACCTATTTTCTGGTGTACCATGGTTGAACTAAAACACTACTATAGAACGCGACATTATGAGCTAACAACGTTCTTAGAAAATTTAAAAAATAACATAGTTGTAATGAGTACGTCGAGAGTTGGACTCATCGTTACCCCGCATACGATGATCCGAAAAGATCATGTTGAAATGAGGAACTTTGGTCCATACCTCACCTCAACAAGTATGCACATCCCCAACTTCTCATCACTTCATCAGTCCTCGTATCTAACGCTTAGACATCTCTCCAAGACACTCCGACAGGCACTAACCCACCCACAATTTCCGCTCTTGCCTGGTACGCTTTCACGAATCCCGCCATATCTTCCATATCCTCCCTGAGAATTGCCACGTTTTGCTTCGCCATCAGTAATACAGCATCGAGCTCTCTCGTTCTGAGCAATCTCTGCGTAGATCTACTAGATGACAACATCCGAGCCACGTAACCTCTGGGCATGCTATCTCCCAATAACTGCAAATCTGAAGCTAAAGTCGACTTCCTACAGGAGAAGATGCGAGATAGGGAACTGCGATTCGACTCCCGCTGTTTTTGGATATCGATCAGCGTGCTCCAGAGCTCCCATTCCCGCTCCCAACATCCATTGAGTAGCTTGGTACCAAAATCTACAATCTGCTTGAGGGTGGTGATCTCGTCGTCTAGATCCCCAGCCTTGGTGTTTAGCTCACCAATTTGCGATTCTTTTTGCGCAAGCCATGCAGTCATGCGGGGAATGAGGTCCTCTTCAAGGCCTGTGACGCGGTCCTGCAGACCATAAACAGTACTGTGCAGTTTTCCAATAAGACGACCATGCATGGGATTTGGGGAAGTTGCATTGCTAGGCGGCACTAATGCAGAAAGAGCCGAAGATTGTGCGGGTGCCGATCTGCCGACGATCTCTGCATGTAGGTCGAGTTCGGAAGACGTCAGGATGGTAGAGAGGAGACTAGAAACACGGCTTGGAACGTGGTCGGGAGGCAGTGGTTGGTGCTGACCAAAGCTGGAGTCGCTGGAACTCGAAGGCGGGTAATAGTTTGCTGGAACACCATTTGGCAGCTGACCATGGCGTAGATCCTGGCCCCCTCTAAGGGCCAAAGGCCAGTTCATAGTCGTATCATCATCCGAAGTTGGTAGATTATAGTATCCGGAACTAACGTTGTTCGGCAGGAGCTCATGTTGATGTTGGTTCTCGCTATGTGCCGCTGACCGTATTGCAAAAACCTGTTCATCAGGCATACGATCAGAGAACGAATTCTCCGCAACAAGATGACTGAAGTTCGGTACAAGATCACTATCGACTGCAGAAACTGGTTGATTCTGCACGCACTTTGCGACGTTAGTTGTAGAGCTACGCTCCACTTTTTCTCGGACTGCCGCCCTCATCTCTGGATTGACCGACTCATTTTTAAGACTGCGCTTCAATGCTATGTCCGAGGTCAGTATCTCGGGCTCTTTGGACCCATGCAGCGAAGTGAACGGAGGATGGCTTGGTGGCTGATCTGGAGCTTGGACGAAAAGAGGGATATCTTTGGCCGATAGGCGAGACTTTTCATCACCTTTTACTGTGGGAATGCATGTTTTAGGTACTGCTACGGGTTTCGGTGGAGCTGGGGTAGTGGATGTTGGGCCTGCAGGTCGATCACTTTCCCGATCGCAATACACTTGTACGGAATACTCCGAGGGAAAGTCCATGAACACATCCCATTCCTGTAAGCCGGGCGTGATGGGTCCCCTCGGAGGCGAAGATGCCCTCGGAACTGATGGAGATCGCTTTGGAAGTTCGAAACGCATGACGGCGGGATTTTCGACATGTCGCTCCCCTATGTTCTTACCGTTCCGCTCCTCCCATCGCCTCAGGTTGTCTGCATTCTGTGAAGCTGTCAAGTGTTCACTCGGCACCGGTCTCGGCGGTGGATTTACTCCACTTGTTGCGTTGAGGCGCCGGAATGGGGTTCTATGAACCTCCTGCCTAAGATGACCACCGGGCGGGCCGGCGTATATCGGCTCCACATCCGATGCCAACATGATGCTGTTGTAGTATAGATCCTCCTTTGGATACATGAGACCCTTGTAAGGACCTCTGTCGATGATTACAGGGAGTTCGTCGGGTGAGCTGGGCCTTCTAGGCACAGCGCGTCCGTCGTCCAAGTCATTCTCGATCTTATCCGAGGCTTTTTGCTTCTCTCGTTCGCGCTGTCTCTCCAGTTGTTGAGGTGTAGGCGAGGGCTCATCGATCCTGTAAAAATGAATCGGGCGGCGGAGCGGGTGCCTTAATCGTCGGAGGAAGGGAAGCATATTGTACGCTAAGAGGACCAAGTTCGAAGTTTTGAGTGCTAGAGTATCTCAGTTGGTTTGGGTATCGCGACTGGGTGGTTGACGGTGCGTTGATATGCTATGCGTTTGACATGGCCATGTGTTCATTGTGACAAAGGGCCGTTTGTGATTGTGCTGGTCGAAGGTTCGCTTC from Pyrenophora tritici-repentis strain M4 chromosome 8, whole genome shotgun sequence includes the following:
- a CDS encoding Arabinose efflux permease, whose protein sequence is MGLSKSTRIMILLGIDTAFFFVELIAGYTVHSLALVADSFHMLNDVISLLVGLWAVKVASQKTNSKTYTYGWQRAETLGALINGVFLVALCLSIFLEAIQRFVEPQEVSHPVIILIVGSCGLLSNIVGLFLFHDHGHSHGGHSHGHDAHSHAEEGHSHGVDAHDHEVADERGNVADVLPQNRIGFPSNLTQSPTKNGASPSPNADRRRSSISKKNKRHSRSQSRTYATLDEIYVHPSSFRNSIIESSRLHDEEADDEDNNTPDEEPTEQTSLLGQSKSNGSHGHSHAHGKPAKNDQHKDHKHNQPREQASGGGHGHSHADLNMRGVFLHVMGDALGNIGVIATALFIWLTDYSWRMYADPAVSLLITVIILLSALPLCKAASRILLQAVPENMSIDDITDDITDLDGIISCHHLHVWQLSDTKLVASLHVQVNFDFKDEGSARYMDLARQIRECLHQYGIHSSTIQPEFCLNASHDHSAQASDESGTEDGGRISKNPSVKGAADSCLLECPDSCGGNKQCCEPGTTGPNTSS
- a CDS encoding PTR2, Dipeptide-tripeptide permease, giving the protein MATAHETTAAEALQHGQEVADHKPHLYGATVNDDNVAGAHVTLEKEHGAAASSSDSVSVVVEEDGIGGIRPTAEEMATLRKVGEPLPKSAFLVAIVELCERFTYYGASGIFQNYIARPRSGENGRGALGMGHQGATGLSTFFQFWCYVTPILGAVIADQYLGKYNTIVIFCCVYIVGLLVLTLTSIPTALDHGAGLGGFVVAVIIIGLGTGGIKSNVAPLIADQYKRRQMVIGKDDKTGERVIIDPAITIQRIYMIFYWCINAGSLSLLATPYMERDIDFWSAYLLCLCVFFVGLLVLVLGRKVYVVRPPQGSIITDAFRAMWMMIKSRKLDAAKPSYQAALGKNAVLPWDDHFVEELKRALIACQVFCFYPIYWVVYGNFSNNFVTQAGQMRGHGIPNDLMQNFDPIAIIVFLPVVDQWLMPMLRKHKIPFPPINRIVAGFWLGSLAMVYACVIQYYIYKAGPCYGKPLCDADMINGVHQGNNIHIAAQTGAYMLIGISEIFASVTGLEYAYTKAPPSMKSFVQSMYLLTNAFGSAISEAFNPVLYDPAIEYLFAGLAGASFIAGCLIWVLFHHLNAEEDQMNMLDEDYDKDPTLRRSSVQGNRTVGVHHEIDEKA